The following proteins are co-located in the Triticum aestivum cultivar Chinese Spring chromosome 1A, IWGSC CS RefSeq v2.1, whole genome shotgun sequence genome:
- the LOC123190366 gene encoding pto-interacting protein 1, whose product MSCFGCCGDEDTQRAPDNRNQYPGNHPARNDAYRTADPTPKGPQPVKVQPIAVPTIPMDEIREVTKGFGDEALIGEGSFGRVYFGTLRNGRGAAIKKLDSSKQPDQELLAQVSMVSRLKHENVVELLGYCLDGNTRVLAYEFATMGSLHDMLHGRKGVKGAQPGPVLSWIQRVKIAVGAAKGLEYLHEKAQPHVIHRDIKSSNVLLFDDDVAKIADFDLSNQAPDMAARLHSTRVLGTFGYHAPEYAMTGQLSSKSDVYSFGVVLLELLTGRKPVDHTLPRGQQSLVTWATPRLSEDKVRQCVDSRLGGDYPPKAVAKFAAVAALCVQYEADFRPNMSIVVKALQPLLNARAAHPGAEHAGR is encoded by the exons ATGTCTTGCTTTGGATGCTGTGGTGATGAAGATACTCAAAGAGCACCAGACAACAGGAATCAATACCCAGGAAACCATCCAGCAA GGAATGATGCATATCGCACTGCCGATCCAACTCCCAAAGGTCCTCAACCTGTGAAAGTGCAACCCATTGCAGTTCCCACCATTCCTATGGATGAAATTAGGGAGGTTACTAAGGGTTTTGGTGATGAAGCTTTGATTGGTGAGGGTTCCTTTGGCAGAGTATATTTTGGTACTCTAAGAAATGGTAGAGGTGCAGCAATCAAAAAGCTGGATTCCAGTAAGCAGCCAGACCAAGAATTGCTGGCACAG GTATCTATGGTATCAAGGCTTAAGCATGAAAATGTTGTGGAGTTGCTTGGTTACTGTCTTGACGGGAACACCCGTGTCCTTGCTTATGAGTTTGCCACTATGGGCTCTCTTCATGATATGCTTCATG GAAGGAAAGGTGTTAAAGGGGCTCAGCCAGGTCCGGTCTTATCATGGATACAACGGGTGAAGATAGCTGTTGGTGCAGCGAAAGGCCTAGAGTATCTTCATGAGAAAGCACAGCCTCACGTCATACACAGGGACATCAAGTCCAGCAACGTTCTTCTCTTTGATGATGATGTAGCTAAAATAGCCGACTTCGATTTGTCAAACCAAGCTCCTGACATGGCAGCCCGGCTTCACTCAACTAGGGTTCTGGGAACATTTGGATACCATGCACCTGA GTATGCAATGACTGGTCAACTTAGCTCTAAGAGCGATGTGTACAGTTTTGGAGTTGTTCTTCTGGAGCTATTGACTGGGAGGAAACCTGTCGACCATACATTACCGAGGGGGCAGCAGAGCCTTGTCACATGG GCCACCCCAAGACTGAGTGAAGATAAGGTTAGGCAATGTGTTGACTCTAGACTTGGAGGGGACTATCCTCCTAAGGCTGTTGCAAAG TTTGCAGCCGTCGCGGCATTGTGCGTCCAATATGAAGCCGACTTCCGGCCAAACATGAGCATCGTCGTCAAGGCGCTCCAGCCCCTGCTGAATGCGCGAGCAGCCCACCCCGGGGCTGAGCATGCCGGACGCTAA
- the LOC123190377 gene encoding nuclear envelope-associated protein 2, translated as MAVSEKAVRPCSSSSSGLDPLLKDLTEKKLSFRRNVASLASELKDVRHKLASQEQLFTRESQTREVAETKARSMEEEVSKLQKCLLDKDEQLNATRGITEHYLDDLDDLKSRLSVTQATAEASAASAMSAQAQCLSLLKELNEKDRSLKEHELRVNKLGEQLGLLQKDLEARELSQRQLKDEVLRIETDIMGAVSRAGSSKDNELLKVLSDVSPRNIENIGKHLNTKDTEIARLRDEIRILSAHWTNKTKELESQLEKQRRTDQELKKRVLKLEFCLQESRSQIRKLQRLGEKRDKQLKELKDQMAMKQPDGPRRDEGKKPFWENDTFKFVAGMSMLVVMVLAKR; from the exons ATGGCAGTTTCAGAGAAGGCGGTACGACCATGCTCATCGTCTTCGTCGGGTTTGGACCCGCTGTTgaaggatcttacggagaagaagcTGAGCTTTAGAAGAAACGTGGCATCTCTGGCGTCTGAGCTAAAGGATGTGAGGCACAAGCTTGCTTCGCAGGAGCAGTTGTTTACTAGGGAATCCCAAACTAGGGAG GTTGCGGAGACGAAGGCAAGGAGCATGGAGGAGGAAGTGAGTAAGCTGCAGAAATGCTTACTGGACAAAGATGAGCAGCTAAATGCAACGAGAGGCATCACCGAACAT TACCTCGATGATTTGGATGATCTTAAATCACGACTATCAGTAACTCAAGCTACAGCAGAAGCCAGTGCTGCATCAGCCATGTCGGCTCAGGCGCAGTGCTTGTCATTGCTGAAAGAGCTGAATGAGAAGGATCGCTCGTTGAAAGAGCACGAGCTTCGAGTTAACAAGCTTGGCGAGCAGCTAGGTCTTCTCCAGAAGGACCTTGAGGCAAGGGAGCTTTCACAGAGGCAACTCAAGGATGAAGTTTTAAGGATTGAGACAGATATCATGGGTGCAGTTTCCAGAGCTGGGTCTAGTAAAGATAACGAGCTTCTGAAGGTTTTATCTGATGTTTCACCAAGGAATATCGAGAATATTGGCAAGCATTTGAATACTAAGGATACAGAGATTGCCAGGCTGAGAGATGAAATTAGGATATTATCTGCTCATTGGACAAACAAAACAAAGGAACTAGAGTCACAA CTAGAGAAGCAGCGCAGAACCGACCAGGAACTGAAAAAAAGGGTTCTCAAACTTGAATTCTGCCTTCAAGAATCACGATCTCAAATCCGAAAACTTCAGAGG TTGGGGGAGAAGAGGGACAAGCAACTCAAGGAGCTCAAGGATCAGATGGCCATGAAGCAGCCCGACGGCCCTCGCCGCGACGAAGGCAAGAAGCCCTTCTGGGAGAATGATACGTTCAAGTTTGTCGCCGGCATGTCGATGCTGGTCGTGATGGTCCTCGCAAAGCGCTGA